A genomic window from Oceanobacillus timonensis includes:
- the dhaL gene encoding dihydroxyacetone kinase subunit DhaL codes for MGRKLDVQDMKNIFVEIKTIMEEQKDYLCELDGALGDGDIGLTVTKGFKSIIDETANMDVTDIGLFVKKSGFTLAEAVPSTIGTILASALMQAGKALKEKEELDTSDVALFFKGMIEGIRKRGKAELGDKTILDSLYPAVDALEESVNQGLSLEEAAAAAYQKAMDGAENTKNLQSKHGRAERYFEKSIGHQDPGATVGALIVKGFDVYLNKG; via the coding sequence ATGGGACGTAAATTAGATGTACAGGATATGAAAAATATATTTGTCGAAATAAAAACCATTATGGAAGAACAAAAAGATTACTTATGTGAATTAGATGGAGCGCTTGGTGATGGGGACATTGGTTTGACAGTGACAAAGGGATTTAAATCTATCATAGACGAAACAGCAAATATGGATGTAACAGATATCGGATTGTTTGTGAAAAAGAGCGGTTTTACCTTAGCTGAAGCGGTGCCTTCAACTATTGGAACTATTTTAGCATCAGCACTGATGCAAGCTGGAAAAGCGTTAAAAGAGAAAGAAGAACTGGACACGTCCGACGTTGCTTTGTTTTTTAAAGGCATGATTGAAGGAATCCGCAAACGCGGCAAGGCTGAATTAGGTGATAAAACCATTTTAGATTCTTTATATCCTGCAGTGGATGCGTTAGAAGAATCTGTTAACCAGGGACTTTCATTGGAGGAAGCGGCAGCTGCTGCTTATCAAAAGGCAATGGACGGTGCTGAAAATACAAAAAATCTGCAATCGAAACATGGAAGAGCAGAACGCTATTTTGAAAAGTCTATTGGACATCAGGATCCTGGTGCAACAGTCGGCGCGCTTATCGTAAAAGGATTTGATGTGTACTTGAACAAAGGTTAA
- a CDS encoding dihydroxyacetone kinase subunit DhaK, with protein sequence MKKFINKPENVVSEMLEGLLIAHSDLLKSVENNPKNLARKDAPVQDKVAIVSGGGSGHLPLFLGYIGKGMLDGVAVGEIFASPSSKQIFDITKEVNSGKGVLYLYGNYGGDVMNFDMAAEMAEMEDIETATVIGTDDVASMPKGQEDQRRGVAGLFYLYKLAGAKAEEGASLEEVAEVAKRANQSVRTMGVGLSPCILPEVGRPSFTIEEGHMEIGMGIHGEPGYYKGEIQTADEVAETIVSKISSDLSLEAGNEVSVLVNGLGATPLEEQYIIFRKVSNIFQEKNITMDKVYIGEYATSLEMAGLSISVLKLDDELKRLLNTPYTTPFHVQV encoded by the coding sequence ATAAACCAGAGAATGTTGTCAGTGAAATGTTAGAAGGATTATTAATAGCTCATTCTGACTTATTAAAATCGGTTGAGAATAATCCAAAGAACCTTGCCAGAAAAGATGCACCTGTACAAGATAAAGTTGCTATTGTTTCCGGCGGAGGGTCTGGCCATTTACCGCTGTTCCTGGGCTATATTGGAAAAGGAATGCTTGATGGGGTGGCAGTAGGAGAAATATTTGCTTCTCCGAGTTCCAAACAAATATTCGATATTACAAAAGAAGTAAACAGTGGAAAAGGCGTTCTTTATTTATACGGGAATTACGGCGGCGACGTTATGAACTTTGATATGGCTGCAGAAATGGCGGAAATGGAAGATATCGAAACCGCTACAGTAATCGGCACAGACGATGTAGCCTCTATGCCAAAAGGACAAGAAGATCAGCGCAGAGGGGTAGCCGGTTTATTTTACCTTTATAAATTGGCTGGTGCTAAAGCGGAAGAAGGAGCTTCCTTAGAAGAAGTAGCAGAAGTCGCGAAACGAGCCAACCAATCTGTCAGAACAATGGGTGTAGGATTGAGTCCATGTATATTGCCGGAAGTAGGGAGACCGTCATTTACAATAGAAGAAGGACACATGGAAATTGGTATGGGAATCCATGGGGAGCCTGGCTATTATAAAGGGGAAATACAAACAGCTGACGAAGTCGCTGAGACCATCGTTTCCAAGATTTCCAGTGATTTATCATTAGAAGCAGGAAATGAAGTTTCTGTTTTAGTAAATGGACTTGGAGCAACCCCATTAGAAGAGCAATATATTATTTTTCGTAAGGTGAGCAATATATTCCAAGAAAAAAATATCACGATGGATAAAGTATATATAGGGGAATATGCGACTTCTCTGGAAATGGCCGGTTTATCAATCTCTGTGTTGAAATTAGATGACGAGCTCAAGAGACTTTTAAATACACCGTATACGACACCTTTCCATGTTCAAGTTTAG